One segment of Phycisphaerae bacterium DNA contains the following:
- a CDS encoding heterodisulfide reductase-related iron-sulfur binding cluster — translation MIERINFWGIPHGVHLLGYVVPISCAVVLIWRLGARARLWWKVGRPERRWDHIGLRLRRVAKYAIAQVKVLRQRFPGFAHVAIAWGFFVFFLGTALATIDADLVRFLRGPVYLGFKVLLDVFTALALVGILLAAYRRFLQRPERLTLTRAFSFSLGLVFVVVLSGLLTESLRLAAVAKDPMLQPGWTPSLAWWTPAGWVTAQIWLASGLSSAAIDQLHLAMWLGHVALVGLLFVVIPIGPLLHVLTAPLNVFFSPIDRPIGRAAPAAATDGGGAGTLRAFTWAQLMQGDACTECGRCQDACPAYGAGQPLSPKKLVLAIKDSLAPTAKSMAGNGMPAFVGGVVEDPTAWACTTCRACATECPVLIEHVDLILDMRRFLLAQQRADNQLTGALSNLRRYGNSFGKSDKQRAKWTTGLDFKIKDIRKQPARTLWFVGDYASYNPALTEATMAAARVFQRAGVDFALLYDAERNAGNDVRRSGEEGLFELLVQKNSVAMNKCEFQEIVTTDPHTYNTLKNEYPWNGRAVQILHYSELLDRAIREGTLPIRRKLGCTVTYHDPCYLGRYNNVYDAPRRVLEAIGCRVVEMPRNRDRALCCGAGGGRIWMDEGQIKERPSESRVREAAGLDGVQIFVVACPKDLTMYRDAVKTAGLEGTIVVKDLIELVEEATREENAVAPIEAATTSA, via the coding sequence ATGATCGAGCGTATCAACTTCTGGGGCATACCGCACGGCGTGCATTTGCTCGGCTACGTCGTTCCGATTTCCTGCGCGGTGGTACTGATATGGCGTCTTGGGGCCCGAGCCCGGTTGTGGTGGAAGGTCGGCCGTCCCGAACGCCGATGGGATCACATCGGTCTGCGTCTACGGCGGGTGGCCAAATACGCTATCGCCCAGGTCAAGGTACTCCGCCAGCGGTTTCCCGGCTTTGCTCACGTCGCCATCGCGTGGGGGTTCTTTGTCTTCTTTCTGGGTACGGCACTGGCCACGATTGACGCGGATCTCGTGCGGTTCCTCCGCGGGCCCGTGTACCTGGGATTCAAGGTCCTGCTTGACGTCTTTACGGCCCTGGCGCTCGTCGGCATTCTGTTGGCGGCATATCGGCGATTTTTGCAACGACCTGAGCGGCTGACGCTCACGAGAGCTTTCAGCTTCTCGCTGGGGCTGGTCTTCGTGGTTGTTCTGAGCGGACTGCTGACGGAGTCGCTGCGGCTCGCCGCGGTAGCCAAGGATCCGATGCTGCAACCCGGATGGACGCCCTCGCTTGCCTGGTGGACGCCTGCGGGCTGGGTCACCGCCCAAATCTGGCTGGCATCCGGGTTGTCTTCCGCCGCGATCGATCAACTGCACTTGGCGATGTGGCTTGGGCATGTGGCTCTGGTCGGATTGTTGTTTGTCGTGATTCCGATCGGTCCTCTGCTGCACGTGCTGACGGCCCCGCTGAATGTCTTTTTCTCTCCCATCGATCGGCCGATCGGCCGGGCGGCGCCCGCTGCCGCGACTGACGGCGGGGGCGCGGGAACGCTGAGGGCGTTCACCTGGGCACAGCTTATGCAAGGCGATGCCTGCACGGAATGCGGGCGGTGCCAGGACGCTTGTCCGGCGTATGGGGCCGGTCAGCCGTTGTCTCCCAAGAAACTGGTGTTGGCGATCAAGGATTCGCTTGCCCCCACGGCGAAATCGATGGCCGGCAACGGCATGCCCGCATTTGTCGGCGGTGTCGTGGAAGATCCGACGGCCTGGGCTTGCACCACGTGCCGGGCTTGTGCGACCGAGTGTCCCGTGCTGATCGAGCACGTCGATTTGATTCTGGATATGCGACGGTTCCTGCTGGCCCAACAGCGGGCCGACAACCAGTTGACCGGCGCACTGAGCAATCTCCGGCGATACGGCAACTCGTTCGGCAAGTCGGACAAGCAGCGGGCAAAGTGGACGACCGGCCTGGATTTCAAGATCAAGGACATCCGCAAACAGCCCGCGCGTACGCTGTGGTTTGTCGGCGATTATGCGTCATACAACCCCGCCCTGACGGAAGCCACGATGGCTGCCGCTCGCGTTTTCCAGCGGGCAGGCGTGGATTTCGCTCTTCTGTACGATGCCGAGCGGAACGCGGGCAATGACGTCCGCCGGAGCGGCGAGGAGGGGCTGTTTGAGCTGCTCGTTCAGAAAAACTCGGTCGCCATGAACAAGTGCGAGTTCCAGGAGATCGTCACGACCGATCCGCACACCTACAACACGCTGAAAAACGAATACCCGTGGAATGGTCGCGCCGTTCAGATTCTGCACTATTCAGAACTGCTTGATCGGGCCATTCGCGAAGGGACCCTGCCGATCCGACGCAAGCTGGGCTGCACGGTCACCTATCACGATCCGTGCTACTTAGGACGTTACAACAACGTTTATGACGCGCCCCGGCGCGTGCTCGAGGCCATCGGGTGCCGGGTGGTCGAGATGCCGCGGAACCGCGACCGGGCGCTGTGTTGCGGAGCCGGCGGCGGGCGGATCTGGATGGACGAGGGACAGATCAAAGAGCGCCCGAGCGAGAGCCGCGTGCGAGAAGCGGCGGGGCTGGACGGGGTGCAGATCTTCGTGGTTGCCTGTCCGAAGGACCTGACCATGTATCGCGACGCCGTCAAGACGGCCGGACTTGAGGGCACGATTGTCGTGAAGGACCTGATCGAACTCGTGGAAGAGGCGACGAGAGAAGAAAACGCCGTCGCGCCGATCGAGGCGGCGACGACAAGTGCCTGA